One window of Salegentibacter sp. Hel_I_6 genomic DNA carries:
- a CDS encoding S8 family peptidase, whose product MGASHNNIGLRGVAPEVDLLSVNIFAGGTTNGDIADGIQWAVDNGADVLSNSWSFPLAPCGFTNIDIDNAIQDAVTNGRNGNGAVVVFSSGNGGGCVNYPATNANVISVGAIDNQGNLFNYSSRGAELDLVAPSGETGYVGNVRTVDRMGGEGRHPGDYEDSFGGTSASCPVVSGVAALVLSINPDLTQQEVRDILTNTATDMGVNGFDNNFGNGRVNAQAAIEETLNTLIIAGPNAVCQGSSFEGILTIPSTLNNISSIEWIVPSHPTYIRSGQGTEELHFSFFSPGSAIIKVEITLDSGIVLEFDKYVYSIASNNDDPVISVAPNTVQNLVCCNTSGYYDVEHAILESGYTSSYDLEWQWDVQYQNPNDFYTFYDDGDKTALIAVQKHTTSPLIVSVKVRTVNGCGSTSSWSNDISRYYGTVSSLSSAEFASSHNKLGDFQLDYSNKNLPLNEFYTQDDKMLNVNFLDKYEWLNRHYSNKNLSDSDVENIISIIKGQEKLKVEIFDFYGNIIHSNSLKTGNHQINLSKLKQGLHIAKYTLGKNVYTSKFIVI is encoded by the coding sequence ATTGGAGCTTCACATAATAATATAGGATTACGCGGTGTGGCACCCGAGGTCGACCTGCTTTCTGTAAATATTTTTGCTGGAGGGACTACTAATGGTGATATTGCTGACGGAATACAATGGGCTGTTGATAATGGAGCGGACGTGTTAAGTAATTCTTGGTCTTTTCCCCTTGCACCTTGTGGTTTTACTAATATCGATATAGATAATGCAATTCAAGATGCGGTAACAAATGGAAGAAATGGGAATGGTGCAGTGGTTGTATTTTCTTCTGGAAATGGCGGAGGATGCGTTAATTATCCTGCTACAAATGCAAATGTTATATCTGTTGGAGCAATAGATAATCAGGGAAATTTATTTAATTATAGTTCAAGAGGAGCCGAATTGGATCTTGTTGCGCCCTCTGGAGAAACAGGATATGTGGGTAACGTTAGAACTGTAGACCGAATGGGGGGAGAGGGAAGGCATCCAGGGGACTATGAGGATAGTTTCGGTGGCACTTCTGCTTCTTGTCCTGTTGTCTCTGGAGTAGCTGCACTAGTTCTTTCTATAAACCCAGATCTTACCCAACAGGAAGTAAGGGATATTCTTACAAATACAGCTACTGATATGGGAGTAAACGGGTTTGATAATAATTTTGGAAATGGTCGTGTTAATGCTCAGGCGGCAATTGAAGAAACACTAAATACTTTAATTATAGCAGGTCCAAATGCAGTTTGTCAGGGAAGTTCATTTGAAGGTATATTAACCATTCCCTCCACTTTAAATAATATTTCAAGTATTGAGTGGATAGTACCCAGTCATCCCACATATATAAGATCAGGTCAAGGTACTGAAGAGTTACACTTTTCTTTTTTTAGCCCTGGTAGTGCTATAATTAAAGTTGAGATCACTTTAGATAGCGGAATCGTATTGGAGTTTGATAAATATGTATATTCTATTGCTTCCAACAATGATGATCCAGTAATATCAGTTGCACCAAATACTGTTCAAAATCTTGTTTGTTGTAATACTTCTGGGTATTATGACGTTGAACATGCAATATTAGAAAGTGGTTATACTAGTTCTTATGATTTGGAATGGCAATGGGATGTACAATACCAAAACCCTAATGACTTTTATACCTTTTATGACGACGGAGATAAAACTGCTTTAATTGCGGTACAGAAACATACGACTTCTCCATTAATAGTGAGTGTTAAAGTTAGAACGGTTAATGGTTGTGGATCGACCTCAAGTTGGTCAAATGATATCTCAAGGTATTATGGGACAGTATCTAGTTTGAGTTCCGCCGAATTTGCTTCAAGTCATAATAAACTTGGTGATTTTCAATTGGATTATTCCAACAAGAATTTACCATTAAATGAGTTTTATACTCAAGATGATAAGATGTTAAATGTGAATTTTTTAGACAAATATGAATGGTTAAACAGGCATTATTCAAACAAAAATTTATCAGATTCCGACGTTGAAAATATTATTTCGATAATTAAAGGTCAGGAGAAATTAAAGGTCGAGATATTTGATTTTTATGGAAATATCATCCATTCTAACTCGTTAAAAACTGGTAATCATCAGATTAATCTCTCAAAATTAAAACAAGGCCTACATATTGCAAAATATACTTTAGGTAAAAATGTATATACAAGTAAGTTTATTGTCATTTAA
- a CDS encoding SusC/RagA family TonB-linked outer membrane protein produces the protein MKNNYSRLKWVALIIIGGILFFLSKAAHAATTTLPFQQEISGIVQDQNGLPIPGVSIIVKNTTRGVVTNLDGEYSITAAANSTLVFSYIGSKKQEMAVDGRTEINVQLEEDIAALGEVKINAGYYTTTERESTGNISKVTAEEIELQPVVSPIQALQGRMAGVEIIPGGSNPGTASTIRIRGINSLREEGNFPLYIIDGVPINSTPIETNSIIGNAGLDPLNNINVSNIKSIEVLKDADATAIYGSRGANGVVLITTKTGQHTGTGLEASIYTGVARVPNRLDLLNTPEYLSVRRRAFENDGVEPNERNAYDLLLWDQNSNTDWQEFLFGGTSETTNANLVFSGGSDNTTFRVGGSYFSQGTVYPGDYDYEKVTGNLNINHTSEDGKLNINASLNYGVDVNNLVGNLNLNSAILTLPPNGPEIFDSDGTLNWEDWALAGLSNPLEGYYNTSTTQTNNLISNLGLNYELLEGLKFRANLGYTYYNSEELWKLPSRSYSPDANFPNNSIHLDSNLKSWVVEPQLIYNFKYGKLDVESIIGTTFQENSGTRTNFQGSGYASEALIGNIAAAESITNGRIDRTQYRYSAIFSRIGINWDKKYFLNFTGRRDGSSRFGPNNRFANFGAIGTAWIFSEESFIKENLSFISFGKFRGSYGTTGNDQIGDFGYLDAYEATVGPGGLYPTNLANPDYSWEVNKKLEFAIELGLIQDRIRFGLSRYQNRSSNQLVGYSLPYITGFTSVQANLPATIQNSGWELEVSSQLINNNNFSWQTSLNISFPKNELVSYPGIEQSSYANTYRVGHPVNISLLYDYTGLDPETGLYTVRDVNEDGSFDYRDRIVVLDRNREFFGGINNNLAYKDFSLQFLWEFVKQNGRRSLFNAGPSRNTTNDVLDRNAYQRFSQSGLATNAFNNVLNSLFPVQDASFLRLKTISLNYNLPTSITEKTGLQSCRLFLHGQNLITITPYDGLDPDQPFSEGAFNSLRTVTAGLQVNL, from the coding sequence ATGAAAAATAATTACTCGCGCCTTAAATGGGTGGCGCTAATTATTATTGGCGGGATACTCTTCTTTCTGTCCAAAGCTGCACATGCAGCAACTACTACCCTGCCCTTTCAACAGGAAATCTCGGGTATAGTACAAGATCAAAACGGCCTTCCCATTCCGGGCGTGAGCATAATAGTAAAGAATACCACACGAGGTGTAGTCACCAACCTGGACGGGGAATATAGCATTACCGCCGCGGCAAATTCCACGCTGGTATTTTCATACATAGGCTCTAAAAAACAGGAAATGGCCGTAGACGGCCGGACGGAAATTAATGTTCAGCTTGAGGAAGATATTGCCGCCCTGGGCGAAGTGAAAATAAACGCCGGGTATTATACCACAACGGAAAGGGAAAGTACGGGTAATATTAGTAAGGTAACTGCCGAGGAGATAGAGTTGCAGCCGGTGGTGAGCCCTATACAAGCTTTGCAAGGGAGAATGGCGGGGGTTGAGATAATTCCCGGTGGCAGTAATCCTGGTACAGCTTCAACTATACGTATAAGGGGTATTAACAGTTTAAGGGAGGAAGGTAATTTTCCTTTATATATAATAGATGGGGTGCCTATTAATTCAACTCCCATAGAAACCAATTCAATAATCGGAAATGCCGGGTTAGACCCCCTCAATAATATAAACGTTTCCAATATTAAAAGTATCGAAGTATTAAAGGATGCCGATGCTACTGCAATTTATGGTTCTAGAGGAGCGAATGGTGTAGTTTTAATTACAACCAAAACAGGTCAACATACAGGTACTGGTTTAGAAGCCAGTATTTATACTGGAGTCGCAAGAGTGCCTAATCGACTGGATTTATTGAATACCCCAGAATACCTTAGTGTGCGCCGCAGAGCTTTTGAAAATGATGGTGTGGAACCTAACGAAAGAAATGCTTATGATTTATTACTGTGGGATCAAAACAGTAATACAGACTGGCAGGAATTTCTTTTTGGGGGTACCTCAGAGACTACTAATGCCAACCTGGTTTTTTCAGGAGGGAGCGATAACACTACTTTTAGAGTAGGAGGATCTTATTTTTCCCAGGGAACAGTTTATCCTGGAGATTATGATTACGAAAAAGTTACAGGAAACTTAAATATTAACCATACCTCAGAAGACGGAAAGCTTAATATAAATGCAAGTCTTAATTATGGTGTAGACGTTAATAATCTAGTAGGCAACTTAAACCTAAATTCAGCTATACTTACTTTACCTCCAAATGGCCCAGAAATTTTTGATTCTGACGGAACATTAAACTGGGAGGATTGGGCTTTGGCAGGTTTAAGTAACCCATTAGAGGGATATTATAACACAAGTACGACCCAAACAAATAATTTAATATCAAACCTGGGACTTAACTATGAGTTATTAGAGGGGTTAAAATTTCGAGCCAACCTTGGTTATACTTATTATAATAGTGAAGAATTGTGGAAGTTACCGAGTAGATCTTATAGTCCGGATGCTAATTTTCCAAATAATTCTATTCATTTGGATTCCAATCTGAAATCGTGGGTTGTAGAGCCACAGTTAATTTATAATTTCAAATATGGGAAACTAGATGTAGAATCCATAATAGGAACAACATTTCAAGAAAATTCAGGTACAAGAACGAACTTTCAGGGAAGCGGTTATGCCTCTGAAGCATTGATAGGAAATATCGCAGCAGCTGAATCTATAACAAACGGAAGAATTGATAGGACACAGTATCGATATAGTGCTATTTTTTCGCGAATAGGAATCAATTGGGATAAGAAATACTTTTTAAATTTTACAGGAAGGCGGGATGGTTCTTCCCGTTTTGGACCAAACAATCGTTTTGCAAATTTTGGTGCAATTGGAACAGCTTGGATATTTTCTGAAGAATCCTTTATCAAAGAAAACCTAAGTTTCATTTCGTTTGGTAAATTTAGGGGTAGCTATGGCACAACCGGGAATGACCAAATTGGAGATTTTGGTTACTTAGATGCTTATGAGGCAACAGTAGGGCCCGGCGGGTTATATCCTACGAACCTGGCGAATCCAGATTACTCCTGGGAAGTCAATAAAAAGCTCGAATTCGCTATTGAATTAGGCCTGATTCAAGATAGAATTAGATTTGGATTAAGCCGCTATCAGAATCGCTCCTCCAATCAACTTGTTGGGTATTCGTTACCGTATATCACCGGTTTTACATCCGTCCAGGCCAATTTACCGGCAACAATTCAAAATAGTGGTTGGGAATTGGAAGTAAGTAGTCAATTAATTAATAATAACAATTTTAGTTGGCAAACCTCACTTAACATAAGTTTCCCTAAAAATGAATTAGTAAGTTACCCTGGCATTGAACAATCTTCATATGCAAACACTTACAGGGTGGGACATCCAGTAAATATTTCCTTATTGTATGATTATACAGGCCTAGATCCTGAGACAGGTTTATACACTGTTAGAGATGTAAATGAAGATGGAAGTTTCGATTACCGCGATCGGATAGTTGTTTTAGATAGAAATAGAGAATTTTTCGGAGGCATCAATAATAACCTCGCCTATAAAGATTTTTCATTACAATTCTTATGGGAGTTTGTAAAGCAAAATGGGAGAAGGTCATTATTTAATGCAGGTCCCAGCAGAAACACAACAAATGATGTTTTAGATAGAAATGCGTATCAAAGATTTTCTCAATCAGGGTTAGCTACTAATGCTTTCAATAATGTGCTTAATTCTTTATTTCCCGTTCAGGATGCCTCTTTTCTAAGGCTAAAAACAATTTCTTTAAACTATAACCTTCCCACCAGTATTACAGAGAAGACTGGCTTACAAAGTTGCCGTCTTTTCCTCCACGGCCAAAATTTGATCACGATAACCCCTTATGACGGATTAGATCCGGATCAGCCCTTTTCTGAAGGTGCTTTTAATAGTTTGAGAACTGTTACAGCAGGATTACAAGTTAACTTATAA
- a CDS encoding DUF6520 family protein, with protein MKTKVLLPMLAFICAIGMAFATTNLEPEIKVQNNDYVLIDGSWEIIPEQNCEQGSNTCRVQFGQGGPIYDVYDEMDLQTKKNSSTPDPTVLNL; from the coding sequence ATGAAAACTAAAGTTTTATTACCAATGTTGGCATTTATATGCGCCATCGGAATGGCTTTTGCCACCACAAACCTAGAACCTGAAATTAAGGTTCAAAACAACGATTATGTACTTATTGATGGCTCCTGGGAAATTATACCAGAGCAGAATTGCGAGCAGGGAAGCAATACCTGTCGGGTACAGTTCGGACAGGGAGGTCCCATTTATGATGTGTATGATGAAATGGATCTTCAAACTAAAAAAAACAGTAGTACGCCGGATCCCACTGTTTTAAATCTTTAA
- a CDS encoding RagB/SusD family nutrient uptake outer membrane protein has protein sequence MKLNRITKRAIMMLFIITLFSCEDFVEIDTPNNKLVRSEVFNSNETAISAMTGIYNQLYMSSFSNGSRSSVTFLCGLSADNLSNLNTTNLPRMQFQENEIFPDNQHNLDLWASAYNIIYLTNSFLEGLKNSEGIELEVNLQLEGEAKFVRAFTYFYLTNLYGDVPLILTTNYRSNELEPRSPASEIYQQIENDLLSAIDLMGINYREGERTVANKSVATAFLARVYLYLEEWELAENYSKMLIEGDSMYEILDDPNAVFLANSKEAIWQLSPLGSGGIVSHTNEGNIFIIDPVLSFFATVKLTSNFLESLGSEDRRLIEWTSYNSSRDAAFPHKYKIRNSSEFPIEEYSMALRLAEQYLISSEAKARQGDLSGAIEDLNIIKNRAGTALISEESLGITRDELLEKIMEERRKELFTEWGHRWFDLKRTGQASAVLGDNPSWEDTDVFYPVPAEERMKNPNLSQNSGY, from the coding sequence ATGAAGCTTAATAGAATAACCAAACGGGCAATAATGATGCTTTTCATAATTACATTATTCTCCTGTGAGGATTTTGTTGAAATAGATACACCAAATAATAAACTAGTGAGGTCTGAAGTATTTAATAGCAATGAAACCGCTATTAGTGCTATGACGGGAATATATAACCAACTATATATGTCCTCATTTAGCAATGGTTCCCGAAGTAGTGTTACTTTTTTATGTGGGTTATCCGCTGATAATCTATCGAATTTAAATACTACAAATCTGCCAAGAATGCAATTTCAAGAGAACGAAATTTTCCCTGATAATCAACACAACCTAGATTTATGGGCTAGTGCCTACAATATCATTTATTTAACTAATTCATTTCTTGAAGGTCTTAAAAATTCTGAAGGGATAGAACTGGAAGTTAATTTACAATTAGAAGGGGAGGCAAAGTTCGTGAGAGCCTTTACCTATTTTTATCTTACAAATTTATATGGGGATGTGCCTCTTATTCTAACTACTAATTACCGCAGTAATGAACTAGAACCCCGCAGTCCAGCATCAGAGATTTACCAACAGATCGAGAATGATTTACTAAGCGCTATTGACCTTATGGGTATAAACTACCGTGAAGGAGAACGTACTGTTGCAAATAAATCTGTTGCCACTGCATTTTTAGCAAGAGTTTACCTCTACCTCGAAGAATGGGAACTGGCTGAAAACTATAGTAAAATGCTAATTGAGGGGGACTCTATGTATGAAATTTTAGATGATCCTAATGCGGTTTTTTTAGCAAACAGTAAAGAAGCTATCTGGCAATTATCACCCCTGGGAAGCGGCGGTATCGTCAGTCATACTAACGAGGGTAATATTTTTATTATTGACCCCGTGTTGTCCTTTTTTGCTACTGTTAAACTGACAAGTAATTTCTTGGAAAGTCTGGGAAGTGAAGATCGCCGTCTTATTGAATGGACAAGCTATAATAGTAGTAGAGATGCTGCTTTCCCCCATAAATATAAAATTAGAAATAGTAGTGAATTTCCTATAGAAGAGTATTCTATGGCCTTGAGACTGGCTGAACAATATCTAATTAGTTCTGAAGCAAAAGCAAGACAAGGTGATCTTTCTGGAGCTATAGAGGATTTAAATATTATAAAAAACAGGGCGGGAACAGCCTTAATTTCTGAAGAAAGTTTGGGGATTACAAGGGATGAACTATTAGAAAAAATCATGGAAGAGCGAAGAAAAGAATTGTTTACCGAGTGGGGGCATCGCTGGTTTGACTTAAAACGTACAGGCCAGGCAAGTGCTGTTTTAGGAGATAATCCCTCTTGGGAAGATACAGATGTATTTTATCCAGTTCCCGCTGAAGAAAGAATGAAAAATCCAAATCTCTCCCAAAATTCGGGATATTAA
- a CDS encoding DUF932 domain-containing protein, translating into MAHNINFNERTGRYSFFSVQQKAWHDLGQIVEEYPTSGEAIEQAGLDYEVVKSPLFTKGSGVIETADGIEIGNSELEVPNYFANIRTDNNAVLGVVGKDYHIVQNREAFNFFDSIVGGGEGILYETAGVLGKGERIFITAKLPGYIRVGNGDDITEKYIFLTTSHDGSGSITAAFTPIRVVCQNTLNASLRNMTNVVRIKHTSGAKQRIENAHKIMGLANTLSDQLEDIFNEWAKVKATDQEVRKLIQLALCPNREALGHIKKGAEDELSTVFKNTVEDAFAYAMVSDSQQTETTKGTLFGAYNAVTGYFQNVRNYRNDEAKLQSIVMGGTAKSKSQKAFDLCTAFALDGAETLNLN; encoded by the coding sequence ATGGCACACAACATTAATTTTAACGAGAGAACAGGACGTTATTCATTCTTTAGCGTTCAACAAAAAGCGTGGCACGATTTAGGGCAAATCGTGGAAGAGTACCCCACAAGCGGGGAAGCTATTGAACAGGCAGGTCTGGATTATGAAGTCGTAAAATCCCCGCTATTTACCAAAGGCTCGGGTGTTATCGAAACGGCTGATGGTATAGAGATAGGTAACAGCGAATTGGAAGTACCCAACTATTTCGCCAACATCCGCACCGATAACAATGCAGTTTTGGGCGTAGTGGGCAAGGATTACCATATCGTACAAAACCGTGAAGCCTTTAATTTCTTTGACAGCATTGTAGGCGGTGGCGAGGGAATCCTCTACGAAACCGCAGGGGTATTGGGCAAAGGGGAACGAATCTTTATTACGGCAAAACTGCCCGGTTATATCCGTGTGGGCAATGGCGATGACATTACGGAAAAGTACATTTTCCTAACCACTTCGCACGACGGTAGCGGGAGTATTACCGCAGCGTTCACGCCTATCCGTGTCGTTTGCCAGAATACCCTGAATGCTTCACTTCGTAATATGACCAATGTCGTACGTATCAAGCATACTTCGGGGGCAAAACAGCGTATCGAAAATGCCCACAAGATTATGGGACTTGCCAACACCTTGAGCGACCAGTTAGAGGACATTTTCAATGAGTGGGCAAAGGTAAAGGCAACAGACCAAGAGGTCAGAAAGCTGATACAGTTGGCACTTTGCCCAAACAGGGAAGCATTGGGGCATATCAAAAAAGGTGCAGAGGATGAACTCTCCACCGTGTTCAAAAACACCGTGGAGGATGCATTTGCATACGCAATGGTAAGCGACAGCCAACAAACGGAAACCACAAAAGGTACCTTGTTCGGGGCTTATAATGCCGTTACGGGCTACTTCCAGAACGTACGCAATTATAGGAACGATGAAGCCAAATTGCAGAGTATTGTAATGGGTGGAACAGCTAAAAGCAAATCACAGAAAGCATTTGACTTGTGTACTGCCTTTGCGTTGGACGGTGCGGAAACCCTAAACCTTAATTAA
- a CDS encoding pitrilysin family protein: MKSILKYSVIIYMIFAFTILSGQTPPGEAPDIALNPTVKYGVLENGLTYFIKKIETQDPKLEMGFLVRTGSYKEEAHELDFAHHIEHLAFRETKNFPKGLNQNSELLSSLDMDTYDVHAKTGGLLTYYFFWPKRENLKAIKTGVDWFRDIADGLDVSQSSTERERGVLLQEYLANEANQDVLIAESKLESQLFPCLNSYENFIAHNKSYPHQDVKDFYKKWYRPDQMAVYIVGNIKNIDDLEGIVKEKLSSLINSKEPLMERICNKEYYSNKPKFEIVFSKANLPTYLNPISIHLIYPDSETIEKINSLAGMKKKLKNELIARVLNLRFKVKEQVYNKISDKYAVHTYKSNNKHSGKPKSALKIVVNTGLNKEKDALKETVQIIKQLKEYGIRKDEMEKVKNIVVDKILTKNEESITYWSTEMMNHFAYGEVFSDQKNSKLKKYLENLTKEEVNATIDSVFSQIPDDIGMIFPKNYESELQIEQTTRKFIKKVLKESVVPFEVINGPNLILTNNEVAALKINQEHKARNGINGTREYRLENGIKLILKSLKSNPSDQIILKGFRPQGAASFPKEKLYSALYAPAVVSYAGVGKFSKFELSRFYKNTSSLKLGVKPYITFDEAGIKEKVSVDELETLLQIVYLYFTNPRQDKLAFKDWKKTYLKIALKGINPRNDLIDFMGQVTGDYSNLPQATKSISSIKSVNFEDAHKIYRSLFSNPEEFTFIITGDFEEDKILPMLKKYLGNLPGKNSPDLKRKWQVSFNKGPERHQLKPSKFYETINSYYALSFIKQRENSNWKEDIKLRLLGQVANRMLFKLRSEKALKLYYFSAGTYTNRIMDRNELTFLVNIHPNEFPIVKQSIAEYIETIKNGDISDNIFEEIMIHNQPYFLVKTLNSQANILEKLYYYYRYNEPFINPVEIHDFFESLTKQDIQKIAREYFRDKYLHEIQIENEELMN; the protein is encoded by the coding sequence ATGAAATCTATTCTCAAATATTCAGTAATTATTTATATGATTTTCGCATTCACGATTTTAAGCGGTCAAACTCCTCCTGGAGAAGCTCCTGATATTGCATTGAATCCCACTGTAAAGTACGGTGTTCTTGAAAATGGTTTAACTTATTTTATAAAAAAAATTGAAACTCAGGATCCTAAATTAGAAATGGGGTTTTTAGTTAGAACAGGTTCTTATAAGGAAGAAGCACACGAATTAGATTTTGCACACCATATAGAACATTTAGCGTTTAGAGAGACTAAAAATTTTCCAAAAGGATTAAATCAAAATTCGGAGTTGTTATCTAGTTTGGATATGGATACTTATGATGTCCACGCCAAGACAGGTGGACTGCTTACATACTATTTTTTCTGGCCTAAAAGAGAGAATCTAAAGGCTATTAAAACCGGGGTGGATTGGTTTAGAGATATCGCGGATGGTTTGGATGTATCCCAAAGTAGTACAGAAAGGGAAAGAGGGGTATTACTTCAGGAATATTTGGCTAATGAGGCAAATCAAGATGTTCTGATAGCCGAAAGCAAATTAGAAAGTCAATTATTCCCTTGCTTAAATAGTTATGAAAATTTTATTGCCCATAATAAGTCTTACCCCCATCAAGATGTTAAGGATTTCTATAAAAAATGGTACCGTCCTGATCAGATGGCCGTATATATAGTAGGGAATATTAAAAACATCGATGACTTAGAGGGGATAGTAAAAGAAAAGCTTTCATCACTAATAAACAGCAAAGAGCCGTTAATGGAAAGAATCTGTAATAAGGAATATTATTCCAATAAACCAAAGTTTGAGATTGTATTTAGCAAAGCAAATTTACCTACCTACCTAAATCCTATATCAATACATCTTATTTACCCGGATTCCGAAACCATTGAAAAGATAAATAGCCTGGCTGGCATGAAGAAAAAGCTTAAGAATGAACTGATCGCTCGGGTACTGAATTTACGTTTCAAAGTAAAAGAACAAGTTTACAATAAAATTTCAGACAAATATGCGGTGCATACATACAAATCAAATAATAAACACTCAGGCAAACCTAAAAGCGCTTTAAAAATTGTTGTTAATACCGGTCTTAATAAGGAAAAAGATGCCTTGAAGGAGACTGTACAAATAATTAAACAGTTAAAAGAATATGGGATCCGTAAAGATGAAATGGAGAAAGTAAAAAATATTGTAGTAGATAAAATCCTAACAAAAAATGAAGAATCAATCACCTACTGGAGCACAGAAATGATGAATCACTTTGCTTATGGGGAGGTTTTTTCCGATCAAAAGAATTCAAAATTGAAAAAATACCTTGAGAATTTGACAAAGGAGGAAGTAAATGCCACTATTGACAGTGTTTTTTCCCAGATTCCGGATGATATTGGAATGATTTTTCCTAAAAACTATGAATCTGAATTGCAAATTGAGCAAACGACTAGAAAATTCATAAAAAAAGTTTTAAAAGAATCGGTCGTACCATTTGAAGTCATAAACGGACCTAATTTAATTTTGACGAATAATGAGGTAGCTGCTCTTAAAATTAACCAGGAACATAAGGCAAGAAACGGGATAAATGGTACCAGGGAGTATCGTTTAGAGAACGGAATAAAGCTTATTCTGAAATCCTTAAAATCAAATCCAAGTGATCAAATTATTTTAAAGGGATTTAGACCTCAAGGAGCTGCAAGTTTTCCCAAAGAAAAATTATATTCTGCTCTTTATGCCCCGGCTGTAGTATCTTATGCAGGGGTTGGTAAATTTTCCAAATTTGAATTAAGCAGGTTTTATAAAAATACAAGTTCTTTAAAATTGGGAGTTAAACCATATATCACGTTTGATGAAGCAGGTATAAAGGAGAAAGTCTCTGTGGACGAATTGGAAACACTACTTCAAATCGTGTATTTATATTTTACCAACCCCCGTCAGGATAAGTTAGCATTTAAGGACTGGAAAAAAACTTATTTAAAAATTGCTTTGAAGGGAATAAACCCAAGAAACGACCTGATAGATTTTATGGGACAAGTAACGGGAGATTATTCGAATTTGCCACAAGCTACTAAAAGTATCTCATCTATTAAAAGTGTGAATTTTGAAGATGCACATAAGATTTACCGTAGCCTTTTTTCTAATCCAGAGGAATTTACTTTTATTATAACGGGTGATTTTGAAGAAGATAAAATTCTTCCAATGTTAAAGAAGTATTTAGGTAATCTTCCTGGTAAGAACTCACCGGACCTTAAAAGGAAATGGCAGGTGTCTTTCAATAAGGGTCCTGAAAGACATCAACTTAAACCTTCAAAATTTTATGAAACGATAAATTCTTACTATGCCTTAAGTTTTATAAAACAACGTGAGAATTCTAATTGGAAAGAAGATATCAAACTGAGATTATTGGGCCAGGTTGCCAATAGGATGTTATTTAAACTCCGGTCTGAAAAAGCCTTGAAGTTATATTACTTTTCGGCGGGTACTTATACAAACAGAATCATGGATCGCAATGAATTGACCTTTCTTGTCAATATTCATCCAAACGAATTTCCTATTGTAAAGCAGTCGATTGCTGAATATATTGAGACTATTAAGAATGGTGATATATCGGATAACATATTTGAAGAAATCATGATCCATAATCAACCATATTTTCTGGTAAAAACATTAAACAGCCAGGCTAATATCTTAGAGAAACTATATTATTATTACAGGTACAATGAACCATTCATCAATCCGGTTGAGATACACGATTTTTTTGAATCCTTAACTAAACAAGATATTCAGAAAATTGCGAGAGAATACTTTCGGGATAAATATTTACACGAAATACAAATCGAAAATGAAGAGTTAATGAACTAA
- a CDS encoding toxin-antitoxin system YwqK family antitoxin, giving the protein MNYKVKSVFSTFFLLIFFQSCSVPKQFYDDGSLKSQGKTIDGQKVGEWKYYHSNGTLWQIGHFEEGKQDGEWVFFYENGNRQGVGTLDNGKRIGKWIWYHESGQLYTVRIWNNGKLKEVISTSDGAGNKVDKGTIEDGNGTVKFYDIDGNLTDVLQYKNGELVD; this is encoded by the coding sequence ATGAACTATAAAGTAAAATCTGTATTTTCAACATTTTTCCTTCTAATTTTTTTTCAATCTTGCAGTGTCCCAAAACAATTTTATGACGATGGCAGCTTGAAGAGCCAAGGAAAAACCATCGATGGACAAAAGGTCGGAGAATGGAAATATTATCATTCCAACGGTACTCTTTGGCAAATCGGCCATTTCGAGGAGGGTAAACAAGATGGTGAATGGGTTTTTTTTTACGAAAATGGTAATAGACAGGGCGTTGGTACCTTAGACAATGGAAAAAGGATAGGAAAATGGATTTGGTACCATGAAAGTGGGCAGCTTTATACAGTGAGAATTTGGAATAATGGCAAACTTAAGGAAGTTATTTCGACCTCTGATGGAGCAGGAAATAAGGTGGACAAGGGTACCATTGAGGACGGAAATGGAACGGTTAAATTTTATGATATAGATGGCAACTTAACGGATGTTCTCCAATATAAAAATGGTGAATTAGTTGATTGA